One segment of Proteus appendicitidis DNA contains the following:
- the kefG gene encoding glutathione-regulated potassium-efflux system ancillary protein KefG, whose translation MSNASNVLLVYVHPEPRQSIANKALLNAVRDLENITIHDLYATYPDFFIDIHHEQSLLCKHQVIVFQFPLQTYSCPALLKEWQDRVLTRPFANKAGKAQLKGKSFRCVITTGEPEQAYQHDGKNRYTLSELLRPLELMAEMCGMRWLSPMIVYSARQQSKTTLTHLGEAYRHWLSAPFEGERA comes from the coding sequence ATGTCAAACGCATCAAATGTATTACTGGTGTATGTTCATCCCGAACCGCGCCAATCAATCGCCAATAAAGCGTTATTAAATGCGGTGAGGGATTTAGAGAATATAACTATTCATGATTTATATGCTACTTACCCTGATTTTTTTATTGATATACACCATGAACAATCTTTGCTGTGTAAACATCAAGTGATCGTTTTTCAATTCCCATTGCAAACATATAGTTGCCCTGCGTTATTAAAAGAGTGGCAAGACAGAGTATTAACTCGCCCATTTGCTAACAAAGCAGGTAAGGCACAATTAAAGGGTAAGTCATTTCGTTGTGTTATTACAACGGGAGAGCCTGAGCAAGCTTATCAACATGATGGAAAGAATCGCTACACTCTGTCTGAATTATTGCGCCCACTCGAATTAATGGCAGAAATGTGTGGTATGCGCTGGCTATCACCAATGATTGTGTATTCAGCAAGACAACAATCTAAAACAACACTGACTCATCTCGGTGAAGCTTATCGCCATTGGTTAAGTGCGCCATTTGAAGGGGAGCGAGCTTAA
- a CDS encoding ABC transporter ATP-binding protein, with the protein MIVFSSLQIRRGVRVLLDNASATINPGQKIGLVGKNGCGKTTLLSLLKGELQAEAGNATYPSTWSMAWVNQETPALDVPAIDYVIDGDREYRQLEQRLQKANEINDGHAIALIHGQLDAINAWTIQSRAATLLNGLGFSQQQLNEPVKSFSGGWRMRLNLAQALICRSDLLLLDEPTNHLDLDAVIWLEKWLKSYTGTLILISHDRDFLDPIVDKILHIEQEKIFEYSGNYSSFEMQRATKLAQQQALFENQQAKIAHLQSFIDRFKAKATKAKQAQSRVKMLERMERVAPAHSDNPFQFSFRQPESLPNPLLSMEKVSAGYGEKVILNDIKLNLVPGSRIGLLGRNGAGKSTLIKLLAGEIQPLQGKLALSKGIKLGYFAQHQLEFLRSDESALQHLTRLAPKETEQKLRDYLGGFGFHGDKVTDACGQFSGGEKARLVLSLLVWQRPNLLLMDEPTNHLDLDMRQALTQALISFEGAIVVVSHDRHLLRSTTDDLYLVHDGQVEPFDGDLDDYQQWLVDQNRQETQANKSQQDNNNTTATANLSAQDKKEQKRKEAEFRQQTQPLRKKLTTLESKMDKLSQELSDIETALSDSGIYDTSRKNELSDCLSRQGVTKSALEEVEMEWMELQETLEEMTNAFEAQ; encoded by the coding sequence ATGATTGTTTTTTCTTCTTTGCAAATTCGCCGTGGTGTCAGAGTGTTACTGGACAATGCCAGTGCAACCATTAACCCAGGGCAAAAAATTGGTCTAGTCGGTAAAAATGGCTGTGGCAAAACCACATTACTTTCTTTATTGAAAGGTGAACTTCAAGCTGAAGCCGGTAATGCCACTTATCCTAGTACATGGTCAATGGCATGGGTTAACCAAGAAACACCCGCACTTGATGTGCCTGCTATTGATTATGTTATTGATGGTGATAGAGAATACCGTCAGTTAGAACAACGATTACAAAAAGCTAACGAGATAAATGATGGTCACGCTATTGCACTGATACACGGACAATTAGATGCCATTAATGCATGGACAATACAATCTCGTGCGGCGACCTTACTAAATGGCTTAGGTTTTAGCCAACAGCAACTTAATGAACCGGTAAAATCATTTTCAGGTGGCTGGAGAATGCGTTTAAACTTAGCACAAGCGCTGATTTGTCGATCTGATTTACTGTTACTCGATGAACCCACCAACCACTTAGATTTAGATGCTGTTATTTGGCTAGAGAAATGGCTAAAAAGCTACACAGGCACACTTATTTTAATTTCCCATGACCGTGATTTTCTTGATCCTATCGTGGATAAAATCTTGCATATTGAGCAAGAAAAGATCTTTGAATATTCGGGTAACTACTCTTCGTTTGAAATGCAACGTGCAACCAAACTCGCACAACAGCAAGCTTTGTTTGAGAACCAACAAGCCAAAATTGCACACTTACAGAGTTTTATAGATAGATTTAAAGCGAAAGCGACAAAAGCAAAACAAGCTCAAAGCCGTGTAAAAATGCTTGAGCGAATGGAACGTGTTGCTCCTGCACATTCAGATAACCCATTCCAATTTAGTTTCCGCCAACCTGAAAGCTTACCTAATCCTCTTTTATCAATGGAGAAAGTCAGCGCGGGTTATGGTGAAAAAGTTATTCTTAATGATATCAAACTCAATTTAGTTCCTGGCTCTCGTATTGGATTATTAGGGCGCAATGGTGCAGGTAAATCGACACTGATTAAATTACTTGCAGGCGAAATTCAGCCGTTACAGGGAAAGTTGGCTCTTTCTAAAGGTATTAAACTGGGTTATTTTGCCCAACATCAATTAGAGTTTTTACGCTCTGATGAATCAGCACTACAGCATTTAACTCGTTTAGCACCCAAAGAGACTGAACAAAAATTACGTGATTATTTAGGTGGTTTCGGTTTCCATGGCGATAAAGTCACGGATGCTTGTGGTCAATTTTCTGGAGGTGAAAAGGCACGTTTAGTCTTATCACTTTTAGTTTGGCAACGTCCTAACTTGCTATTAATGGATGAACCAACAAACCACCTTGATTTAGATATGCGCCAAGCCCTAACCCAAGCGCTAATTAGCTTTGAAGGCGCAATTGTTGTTGTATCGCATGATAGGCATTTATTACGCTCTACCACTGACGATCTCTATCTTGTACACGATGGTCAAGTGGAGCCATTTGATGGCGATCTTGATGATTACCAACAATGGTTAGTTGATCAAAATCGCCAAGAGACACAGGCAAATAAAAGCCAACAAGATAACAACAATACCACGGCAACCGCCAATTTAAGTGCTCAAGATAAAAAAGAGCAAAAACGCAAAGAAGCAGAGTTTAGACAACAAACCCAGCCTTTACGCAAGAAACTCACAACATTAGAAAGCAAGATGGATAAATTAAGCCAAGAGCTTAGTGATATCGAAACGGCTCTTTCTGATAGTGGTATTTATGATACCAGTCGTAAAAATGAGCTTTCTGATTGCTTAAGCCGACAAGGTGTTACGAAATCTGCACTAGAAGAAGTGGAAATGGAGTGGATGGAGTTACAAGAAACGCTGGAAGAAATGACAAACGCATTTGAAGCCCAGTAA
- a CDS encoding methyl-accepting chemotaxis protein produces MLKRIKISQGLMCVLTLFCIIQIISGVQSIHDAYQTQNTLKRISYSFDQLRTMDNTYAELNTLRTDIIAQAFSYISNPQAEDANITAFMQTMPARKAQVDALMNEYVELSAQTGFDQQRMAQIKQLYQKSRTDLDLLAQYLSERNTNAVRLILKSPANTNFTNSLYEATDFITDEVVNPSVIEAEANYHSMLWIASLFMGIFLLFTTLVLIWIRKYIIARINQMITYQETIAKGDLISRIDNDISGKTEIDQLMLGLQQMRAQLKEMVSSIRNTSTTIYTGVQEIAAGNNDLSSRTEEQASALEETASSMEQMTATIRNNTESAREVTELVMSTADIAVQGGEHSNKMVMTMTDIADRSQKIGEITAVIDDIAFQTNILALNAAVEAARAGEQGRGFSVVASEVRNLAQRSAEAAKEIKELIESTILRVRQGNDLVEQVSLSMGEIVTSVNHVSGSMKEILSASEEQTRGIAQISLAVNEMDKATQQNAAMVEQSTAASATLSEQASMLDTIVNTFKVEHEKAAPAKAKLPAFSAKSQDTETLKTPTIKTNNHEVDDNWESF; encoded by the coding sequence ATGTTAAAACGAATTAAAATCTCTCAAGGTTTAATGTGTGTCCTGACTCTGTTTTGTATTATTCAGATCATTTCTGGAGTACAAAGCATTCACGATGCCTACCAGACTCAAAATACTCTTAAAAGAATTTCATACAGTTTCGATCAACTACGCACCATGGATAATACCTATGCGGAGTTGAATACATTACGTACTGATATTATTGCACAAGCATTTAGTTATATTTCAAATCCTCAAGCTGAGGATGCAAACATCACCGCATTTATGCAAACAATGCCTGCACGTAAAGCGCAAGTTGATGCATTGATGAATGAGTATGTGGAACTATCCGCGCAAACAGGTTTCGATCAGCAACGTATGGCACAGATCAAACAGCTATATCAAAAGAGCCGAACTGATCTTGATTTACTGGCGCAGTATTTAAGTGAACGTAACACTAACGCGGTTCGTTTAATTTTAAAAAGCCCCGCAAACACTAACTTCACAAATTCATTGTATGAAGCCACAGACTTTATTACCGATGAAGTTGTTAACCCTTCAGTGATTGAAGCAGAAGCTAATTACCACAGCATGTTGTGGATAGCATCACTCTTTATGGGTATCTTCCTCCTCTTTACCACCTTAGTGCTTATTTGGATCCGCAAATACATTATTGCTCGCATTAACCAAATGATCACCTATCAAGAAACAATTGCTAAAGGTGATTTAATCAGTCGCATTGATAACGATATTTCAGGTAAGACTGAAATCGATCAGCTCATGCTTGGCTTACAGCAAATGCGCGCTCAATTAAAAGAGATGGTAAGTTCTATTCGAAATACGAGTACAACCATTTACACAGGCGTACAAGAGATTGCTGCGGGTAATAATGACTTATCGAGCCGAACTGAAGAGCAAGCCAGCGCATTAGAAGAAACGGCGTCCAGCATGGAGCAAATGACCGCAACTATTCGTAATAACACAGAAAGCGCTCGTGAAGTAACAGAGCTTGTTATGAGCACTGCCGATATTGCCGTTCAAGGTGGCGAGCATAGTAATAAGATGGTCATGACAATGACCGACATTGCCGATCGCTCACAAAAAATTGGTGAAATTACTGCAGTTATTGATGATATTGCTTTCCAAACCAACATTTTAGCCCTTAACGCTGCTGTTGAAGCAGCAAGAGCAGGCGAACAAGGCCGTGGTTTCTCTGTTGTTGCTAGTGAAGTTCGCAACTTAGCACAACGCAGTGCAGAAGCGGCGAAAGAGATCAAAGAACTTATTGAATCGACAATATTACGTGTTAGACAAGGTAATGATCTCGTCGAACAGGTAAGTTTATCAATGGGTGAGATTGTTACATCTGTTAATCATGTTTCAGGTTCGATGAAGGAAATTTTATCTGCATCAGAAGAGCAAACGCGTGGTATTGCACAAATCAGCCTCGCTGTTAATGAGATGGATAAAGCAACCCAGCAAAATGCGGCGATGGTTGAACAATCAACGGCTGCTTCTGCCACATTAAGCGAACAAGCAAGTATGTTGGATACGATTGTGAATACATTTAAAGTGGAGCACGAAAAAGCCGCACCCGCTAAAGCTAAATTGCCCGCATTTTCAGCTAAATCGCAAGACACTGAAACACTTAAAACCCCCACAATCAAAACCAATAATCACGAAGTAGATGATAATTGGGAAAGCTTTTAA